One genomic window of Devosia salina includes the following:
- a CDS encoding coniferyl-alcohol dehydrogenase, whose product MNLSGKTIVVTGASSGIGGEVARLARFSGARVIGVDRNDPLITLDGFAKADLGDPASIDAAIAALPDRLDGLVNAAGVPGTADKELVARVNYLGLRHLTEGVVGRLTPGASIVNFASVLGGEWQQRLALHKALATTTSFADGAAWLAANPVPQETCYQYFKEALIVWTYARAQELFLKSDIRMNCVAPGPVFTPILGDFVTMLGEERVANDAPRMKRPGFGDEIAPPVTFLLSDAARWINGINLPIDGGLASTYV is encoded by the coding sequence ATGAATCTTTCAGGCAAGACCATTGTCGTTACCGGCGCCTCCTCGGGCATTGGCGGGGAAGTCGCCCGCCTTGCCCGGTTCTCGGGCGCCCGCGTCATCGGCGTGGACCGCAATGACCCGCTCATTACCCTGGACGGCTTCGCCAAGGCCGATCTCGGCGATCCCGCCAGCATCGACGCGGCAATTGCGGCCCTGCCGGATCGCTTGGATGGGCTGGTGAACGCTGCGGGTGTGCCCGGCACCGCCGACAAGGAGCTGGTGGCTCGTGTCAACTATCTCGGGCTGCGCCACCTGACCGAAGGCGTAGTGGGTCGCCTGACCCCTGGCGCTTCAATCGTCAACTTCGCCTCCGTTCTTGGCGGCGAATGGCAGCAGCGGCTGGCCTTGCACAAGGCGCTGGCAACGACCACCAGCTTTGCCGATGGCGCAGCCTGGCTGGCTGCAAATCCTGTGCCGCAGGAGACCTGCTACCAGTATTTCAAGGAGGCCCTGATCGTCTGGACCTATGCAAGGGCGCAGGAGCTCTTCCTCAAGTCCGACATTCGCATGAACTGCGTCGCGCCCGGCCCGGTCTTTACCCCCATCCTGGGCGACTTCGTCACCATGCTGGGCGAGGAACGCGTCGCCAATGACGCCCCGCGCATGAAGCGCCCCGGCTTCGGCGACGAGATCGCGCCGCCCGTCACCTTCCTGCTCTCGGACGCCGCGCGCTGGATCAACGGCATCAACCTGCCGATCGATGGCGGGTTGGCATCCACCTACGTTTGA
- a CDS encoding sigma-54-dependent Fis family transcriptional regulator — protein sequence MRKADRLISLAEASRQAKGILTRGASSELETGAPPTFEDLTEVLHFALGDGRIWLNDQRVVLMQSSVLGRIREEIIDAFGTDTARAMFMRIGYMQGVRDAELIQKRWPNEDLTHALAAGPRVHTLEGFVKVTTKHFEFDGHKGTYFGEFLWDDSSEAAEHLASYGVSTQPVCWLQTGYPSGYTSKLFGKPVIFREVECVGMGAKHCTVIGQNAEAWEEDAPEREYFGLNWKNRKSYGWSGQAPETSEATPATPNDDEVAVGVSATFVRTRHLLQKVAATDATVLFVGESGVGKELFSRQLHEMSARADGPFIAINCAAIPDNLVESELFGVDKGAYTGATSSRAGYFERASGGTLFLDEIASLAYSAQGKLLRALQEREIERVGGSRTISVNVRVVAASNVDLAQEVAAGRFRQDLYFRLCVFPILIPPLRERRDDIPLLMAHFLRLYSARHGRKILGFTRRATEALLKYDYPGNIRELQNLIERGTVYADNDGHIDVVHLFSGSELLPPFSVRLSQDGRLDQRPFAEPTIPDPSSGSFEDMERAIYLDALERNGGNVSGAARDLKLSRASLDYRLGKLGIRRRSEGEKAVVM from the coding sequence ATGAGGAAAGCAGACCGGCTGATTTCGCTCGCCGAGGCGTCGCGCCAGGCCAAAGGCATTCTGACGCGCGGGGCGAGCAGCGAGCTAGAAACCGGCGCGCCCCCCACCTTCGAGGACCTGACCGAGGTCCTGCACTTCGCCCTGGGGGACGGACGCATCTGGCTCAATGACCAGCGTGTGGTGCTGATGCAGTCCTCGGTGCTGGGTCGCATCCGCGAGGAGATCATCGATGCCTTCGGCACCGACACGGCGCGCGCCATGTTCATGCGCATCGGCTATATGCAGGGCGTGCGCGATGCCGAATTGATCCAGAAGCGCTGGCCGAACGAAGATCTGACCCATGCGCTCGCCGCCGGGCCGCGCGTCCACACGCTCGAAGGTTTCGTGAAGGTGACGACCAAGCACTTCGAGTTCGATGGGCACAAGGGCACCTATTTCGGCGAATTCCTGTGGGACGACTCTTCCGAAGCCGCCGAGCATCTGGCGAGCTATGGGGTATCCACCCAACCCGTCTGCTGGCTGCAGACTGGGTATCCCTCTGGCTATACGAGCAAGCTCTTTGGCAAGCCGGTGATCTTCCGGGAGGTGGAATGCGTCGGCATGGGAGCCAAGCACTGCACCGTCATCGGGCAAAATGCCGAGGCCTGGGAGGAGGACGCCCCGGAACGGGAGTACTTTGGTCTCAACTGGAAGAACCGCAAGAGCTATGGCTGGTCCGGGCAGGCACCAGAGACCTCCGAGGCAACGCCCGCGACCCCGAATGACGACGAAGTGGCGGTGGGTGTTTCAGCCACGTTCGTCCGGACACGGCACTTGTTGCAGAAAGTTGCCGCCACCGACGCGACTGTACTGTTCGTGGGTGAGTCCGGCGTTGGTAAGGAGCTGTTTTCCCGCCAGTTGCACGAAATGAGCGCTCGGGCCGATGGTCCCTTCATCGCCATCAATTGCGCCGCCATTCCAGACAACCTGGTGGAATCGGAGCTGTTCGGCGTCGACAAGGGCGCCTATACGGGAGCCACCAGTTCACGCGCCGGCTATTTCGAGCGCGCCTCGGGCGGCACGCTGTTTCTCGACGAGATAGCCTCGCTCGCCTATTCGGCACAGGGCAAGCTGCTGCGCGCCCTGCAGGAGCGCGAGATCGAGCGGGTGGGCGGCAGCCGCACCATTTCGGTCAATGTCCGCGTGGTCGCCGCCTCCAATGTCGATCTCGCCCAGGAGGTGGCAGCCGGCCGCTTCCGGCAGGATCTCTACTTCCGCCTCTGCGTCTTTCCTATCCTGATCCCGCCGCTGCGGGAGCGGCGCGACGACATACCCCTTCTCATGGCGCATTTCCTGCGCCTTTACTCGGCGCGGCATGGGCGCAAGATCCTCGGCTTCACGCGGAGGGCCACCGAGGCGCTGCTGAAGTACGACTATCCGGGCAATATCCGCGAGCTGCAGAACCTCATCGAGCGCGGCACCGTCTATGCGGACAATGACGGGCATATCGACGTGGTGCACCTGTTCAGCGGCTCAGAACTGCTGCCGCCCTTTTCGGTCCGGCTGTCTCAGGACGGGCGATTGGATCAGCGGCCCTTTGCAGAGCCGACTATTCCGGATCCCAGCAGCGGCTCGTTTGAGGACATGGAACGCGCCATCTATCTTGACGCTCTAGAGCGAAATGGTGGAAACGTTTCGGGTGCCGCTCGTGACCTCAAGCTTTCAAGGGCGAGTCTTGACTACCGTCTGGGAAAGCTTGGAATCCGGCGTCGCTCAGAAGGAGAAAAAGCGGTAGTGATGTAG
- a CDS encoding ABC transporter substrate-binding protein: MSIYKTLSNGVTRRGFIKGAGAIAGGAAAALSVPASVRSAFAQGDDVIRVGFIGPRSGPLGVFGEGDAFLVEQFNSHMAEGVQVGDKRYGIQLVLADTQSDPVRASQVAKDLINGEAIDLMLASSTPETVNPVADACEAAGVPCLSTTAPWEAFYFGRGAKPGEPSPFKWTYHFCFGVGNFAKLYADQWTKVETNKKVGVLLPNDADGNAIRGLLLPELEKAGFTIVDSGPYENGTADFSTQINTFRDEGCEIFNTFPFPPDFPVFWRQAAQKGLAQQIKICQLAKAGLFPAELEAMGSLGYGLHAGAYWHKLFPFSSPSTGMSSRVIAEGYEVSVGKQWNQQVGANASLLDAAVAALAGSGKPKDKAALAQALSVLKAETAVGPIDFTAGPVPNCATTGVVGVQWVKASEGPWEFDLPIVSNADHPFVPTTANMTAYTVQG, encoded by the coding sequence ATGAGCATCTATAAGACCCTTAGCAACGGTGTGACCCGTCGCGGCTTCATCAAGGGAGCAGGGGCGATTGCCGGTGGCGCCGCAGCCGCACTCAGCGTGCCCGCCAGCGTCCGCTCTGCCTTCGCGCAGGGCGACGACGTCATCCGTGTCGGCTTCATCGGCCCGCGTTCGGGCCCGCTCGGTGTGTTCGGCGAAGGCGATGCCTTCCTCGTCGAGCAGTTCAACAGCCACATGGCCGAAGGCGTCCAGGTCGGCGACAAGCGCTATGGCATCCAGCTCGTGCTGGCCGATACCCAGTCCGATCCGGTCCGCGCCAGCCAGGTTGCCAAGGACCTGATCAATGGCGAAGCCATCGACCTCATGCTTGCCTCCTCGACGCCTGAGACGGTCAATCCCGTCGCCGACGCCTGTGAGGCTGCCGGGGTTCCTTGCCTCAGCACGACGGCGCCGTGGGAAGCCTTCTATTTCGGCCGCGGCGCCAAGCCCGGCGAGCCGTCCCCCTTCAAATGGACTTATCACTTCTGCTTCGGCGTGGGCAATTTTGCCAAGCTCTATGCCGACCAGTGGACCAAGGTGGAGACCAACAAAAAGGTCGGCGTGCTGCTGCCCAACGATGCTGACGGAAATGCCATTCGCGGGCTGCTGTTGCCCGAACTGGAAAAGGCCGGTTTCACCATTGTCGACTCGGGTCCGTACGAGAACGGCACCGCCGATTTTTCGACACAGATCAACACCTTCCGAGATGAAGGCTGCGAGATCTTCAATACCTTCCCCTTCCCGCCCGATTTCCCGGTGTTCTGGCGTCAGGCGGCGCAGAAGGGCCTCGCCCAGCAGATCAAGATCTGCCAACTCGCCAAGGCCGGCCTGTTCCCGGCGGAACTGGAAGCCATGGGCTCGCTCGGCTATGGCCTGCATGCCGGGGCCTATTGGCACAAGCTCTTCCCCTTCAGCTCCCCATCGACCGGCATGAGCAGCCGTGTCATCGCCGAGGGCTATGAGGTCAGTGTCGGCAAGCAGTGGAACCAGCAGGTGGGCGCCAATGCTTCGCTGCTCGACGCTGCCGTGGCGGCGCTGGCCGGTTCCGGCAAACCCAAGGACAAGGCGGCCCTGGCCCAGGCGCTGTCGGTGCTCAAGGCGGAAACTGCCGTCGGCCCGATCGATTTCACCGCCGGACCGGTCCCCAATTGCGCCACCACCGGCGTCGTCGGCGTCCAGTGGGTCAAGGCCAGCGAAGGGCCATGGGAGTTCGACCTGCCCATCGTCTCCAATGCCGACCACCCCTTCGTGCCGACCACTGCCAACATGACCGCCTATACGGTTCAGGGCTGA
- a CDS encoding benzaldehyde dehydrogenase: MNMQSPNFIAVEKWTGKALFSDWQTTGAGAIEVRDPATDALLASVGLGGPADIARAAAEAKQAQRAWAKTLPTERAAILNKAADLLVANGEELIGWIMRESGSIQPKAGIEIEHGALFIRHAANLATQPTGLVLSGFDNRTNYAKRVPHGVVGVISPFNFPLVLSVRAIAAALALGNAVVHKPDPRTAISGGIIIARIFEEAGLPKGVLQIVPGGADAGEAICTDPNIAMVSFTGSARGGSKVGELCGKHLKKVQLELGGKNALIVLDDADLDIAASNAAWGAFLHQGQICMATGLILAHNSIAEALTEKLVAKASHLPAGDPSSGRVALGPIISDGQVATIQAIVDDAVAKGAKLLAGGTHDGRFYAATVLDGVKPGMRAFEEEIFGPVACIVRFASDEEAVEIANMSDYGLAAGVISAASGRALALGEQLNVGQLHINDQTVNGGPFAPFGGRGKSGNGSRIGGPADIEEFTQWMWISVKDQATAYPF, translated from the coding sequence ATGAATATGCAGAGCCCGAATTTCATCGCCGTCGAGAAGTGGACCGGCAAAGCCCTGTTCAGCGATTGGCAGACGACCGGCGCCGGTGCCATTGAGGTGCGGGATCCGGCCACCGATGCGCTGCTGGCCAGCGTCGGCCTGGGTGGCCCGGCCGACATTGCCCGCGCCGCGGCAGAAGCCAAGCAGGCCCAGCGCGCCTGGGCGAAAACCCTGCCCACCGAGCGTGCCGCCATTCTCAACAAGGCCGCCGACCTCCTGGTCGCCAATGGCGAAGAACTGATCGGCTGGATCATGCGCGAAAGTGGCTCCATCCAGCCCAAGGCCGGCATCGAGATCGAGCATGGCGCGCTGTTCATCCGCCATGCCGCCAACCTCGCCACCCAGCCGACCGGGCTGGTCCTCTCCGGCTTCGACAATCGCACCAACTATGCCAAGCGCGTACCCCATGGCGTGGTCGGCGTGATCTCGCCGTTCAATTTCCCGCTGGTGCTGTCGGTTCGCGCCATCGCCGCCGCGCTGGCGCTCGGCAATGCCGTCGTCCACAAGCCCGACCCGCGTACGGCGATCAGCGGCGGCATCATCATTGCCCGCATCTTCGAGGAAGCGGGTCTTCCCAAGGGCGTCTTGCAGATCGTGCCGGGCGGTGCCGATGCCGGCGAAGCCATCTGTACCGATCCCAATATCGCCATGGTGTCCTTCACCGGCTCGGCCCGCGGCGGCTCAAAGGTTGGTGAGCTCTGCGGCAAGCATCTGAAGAAAGTGCAGCTCGAACTGGGTGGCAAGAATGCGCTGATCGTGCTCGATGACGCCGATCTGGACATCGCGGCCTCAAATGCCGCCTGGGGCGCTTTCCTGCATCAGGGCCAGATCTGCATGGCCACCGGCCTGATCCTCGCCCACAATTCCATTGCCGAGGCGCTGACCGAAAAGCTGGTTGCCAAGGCCAGCCACCTGCCGGCCGGCGATCCGTCCTCGGGTCGTGTCGCCCTCGGGCCGATCATTTCGGACGGACAGGTCGCCACCATCCAGGCCATCGTCGACGACGCTGTTGCCAAGGGCGCAAAACTCCTGGCCGGCGGCACGCATGACGGGCGCTTTTATGCCGCCACCGTGCTCGATGGGGTCAAGCCCGGCATGCGCGCCTTCGAAGAGGAAATCTTCGGGCCGGTGGCCTGCATCGTGCGCTTCGCTTCGGACGAAGAGGCTGTCGAGATCGCCAACATGTCCGACTACGGCCTGGCCGCCGGCGTGATCTCGGCCGCCTCCGGCCGCGCCCTGGCCCTGGGCGAACAACTCAATGTCGGCCAGCTCCACATCAACGACCAGACGGTCAATGGCGGCCCCTTCGCTCCCTTTGGCGGGCGGGGCAAGTCCGGCAATGGCAGCCGCATCGGCGGTCCGGCCGATATCGAGGAATTCACCCAATGGATGTGGATCTCGGTCAAGGACCAGGCCACGGCCTACCCGTTCTGA
- a CDS encoding branched-chain amino acid ABC transporter permease, translated as MLDALIQGFLLGGYYAILAAGLSLMFGVVRFINLAHGDLAIFGAYLVLFAVEVLGLSPWLAVVAAVPVMALLGWVLQATLFARTIKGGFLLPLLTTFGLGAVLQNGMFGLFGSDTKSLGNHIGNLSWASWQLPFGLSVGQLPVITFIVAVTVLGTLQLVLSFTRLGRAIRATASDPEAAELSGIDARAVHRAAAAIAVALAGLAGAFLAMRALINPYAGPTQLIFAFEAVVIGGIGSLWGTLVGGIVLGVAQSFGATVSAQGFQLAGHLVFLAVLGTRLYLAHSRNLGGWRAVFRLPSPPSSTSLKPVASEARS; from the coding sequence ATGCTTGACGCTTTGATCCAGGGCTTTCTGCTCGGCGGCTACTACGCCATTCTGGCCGCAGGCCTGTCATTGATGTTTGGCGTGGTCCGCTTCATCAATCTCGCCCATGGCGACCTCGCCATCTTCGGCGCCTACCTCGTTCTCTTTGCCGTTGAAGTCCTCGGGCTCTCGCCCTGGCTTGCGGTGGTGGCAGCGGTGCCGGTCATGGCGCTGCTTGGCTGGGTCTTGCAGGCCACGCTCTTCGCCCGCACCATCAAGGGCGGCTTTCTCCTGCCGTTGCTGACCACGTTCGGCCTCGGCGCGGTCCTGCAAAACGGCATGTTCGGGCTTTTTGGTTCCGACACCAAGTCGCTTGGCAATCATATCGGCAACCTCTCCTGGGCCAGCTGGCAGTTGCCATTCGGCCTCAGCGTCGGGCAGTTGCCGGTGATCACCTTCATCGTCGCTGTCACCGTATTGGGCACGCTGCAACTGGTCCTGAGCTTCACCCGGCTCGGCCGCGCCATCCGCGCCACAGCCAGCGATCCGGAGGCGGCCGAGCTCTCGGGCATCGATGCACGGGCCGTGCATCGCGCCGCTGCCGCCATCGCCGTGGCCCTGGCCGGCCTCGCCGGTGCCTTCCTCGCCATGCGCGCGCTGATAAATCCCTATGCCGGCCCCACCCAGCTCATTTTCGCCTTCGAGGCCGTCGTCATCGGCGGAATCGGTTCACTCTGGGGCACGCTGGTCGGCGGCATTGTCCTGGGTGTCGCCCAGAGCTTCGGTGCCACCGTATCCGCCCAAGGCTTCCAGCTCGCCGGACATCTGGTGTTCCTGGCCGTGCTCGGTACGCGCCTCTACCTGGCGCATAGTCGCAATCTCGGCGGCTGGCGGGCCGTGTTCCGCCTGCCGTCGCCGCCAAGTTCCACTTCCCTGAAGCCAGTCGCCAGCGAGGCCCGGTCATGA
- a CDS encoding ABC transporter ATP-binding protein: MQTDSAIERPMLACSGIDKSFGAFRVLKSVDFTASPGEAVGIVGPNGAGKTTLFGVLAGAHPPSAGTVWFAGADLTGTSAAARCRSGIARTHQVPRPFLGLTVFENALVAAQYGAGLSGSEAEACAAEALERSALLQHANRPAVALGLLDRKRLELARALATRPRVLLLDEIGGGLTEAELLVLIALISQLKADGLTVVWIEHILHALLKVIDRLVCMSAGEIIAEGRPEAVMADAEVRRAYLGGGVE, encoded by the coding sequence ATGCAAACCGATTCGGCAATCGAACGGCCCATGCTGGCGTGTTCCGGCATCGACAAGAGCTTTGGCGCCTTCCGGGTGCTGAAGTCGGTCGATTTCACCGCGTCACCGGGCGAGGCCGTCGGCATTGTCGGTCCGAATGGTGCCGGCAAGACCACCTTATTCGGTGTCCTGGCGGGAGCTCATCCTCCCTCCGCCGGAACCGTGTGGTTTGCCGGCGCCGACCTGACCGGCACCAGCGCTGCGGCGCGGTGCCGGTCGGGCATAGCCCGCACCCACCAGGTGCCCAGGCCATTTCTCGGCCTCACCGTCTTCGAAAACGCGCTGGTGGCCGCCCAATATGGGGCCGGGCTCTCCGGCAGCGAGGCGGAAGCCTGCGCGGCCGAGGCGCTGGAGCGTTCGGCCTTGCTGCAGCATGCCAATCGGCCCGCTGTGGCTCTGGGCCTGCTCGACCGCAAGCGTCTCGAACTCGCTCGGGCGCTGGCAACACGTCCGCGCGTCCTGCTGCTCGACGAGATCGGCGGCGGGCTGACCGAAGCGGAACTGCTAGTGCTGATCGCGCTGATCAGCCAACTCAAGGCCGACGGCCTCACAGTCGTCTGGATCGAGCATATCCTGCATGCGCTTCTGAAGGTCATCGATCGCCTGGTCTGCATGAGCGCCGGCGAGATCATTGCCGAGGGGCGACCCGAGGCGGTCATGGCCGATGCGGAAGTGCGGCGGGCCTACCTGGGAGGAGGCGTGGAATGA
- a CDS encoding alpha/beta hydrolase: MSKQQLDFILRLSAENPPPANATPPQMREWFEAINAQTPIAEGATIETISVGPCPAELIRLPGSDEGKLMIYYHGGGFLFGSPRSHRTIATHLAKASGATVLSVDYRLAPEHPAPTAHDDAYAAYLWALDHGYQPESVVLSGDSAGGNLALAAAVRARDNGVPLPSCLVLMSPALDLASEGESHRTLADAPLVNRELMGLFNAVYVGAGDLRSPKVTPFYGDLSGLPPVLVHVGSWELLRDDSITLADRITATGASAELKVWEGMCHSWQLFAPMLEEGMASIVEAGAFVRRHTA; this comes from the coding sequence ATGTCCAAGCAACAGCTCGACTTCATCCTCAGGCTCAGCGCTGAGAATCCGCCGCCTGCCAATGCCACCCCACCGCAGATGCGGGAATGGTTCGAGGCCATCAACGCCCAGACGCCCATCGCCGAAGGCGCCACGATCGAGACGATCTCGGTGGGCCCGTGCCCGGCCGAGCTCATTCGCCTGCCGGGCAGCGACGAAGGCAAGCTGATGATCTACTATCACGGTGGCGGCTTCCTGTTCGGCTCTCCGCGCTCGCACCGGACCATCGCCACGCATCTGGCCAAGGCAAGCGGCGCAACGGTGCTCAGCGTCGACTACCGGCTCGCGCCCGAACATCCGGCTCCAACCGCTCACGACGATGCCTACGCAGCCTATCTGTGGGCCCTCGACCATGGCTACCAGCCGGAATCGGTCGTCCTGAGCGGGGACTCGGCAGGGGGCAACCTGGCGCTGGCCGCCGCAGTGCGCGCACGGGACAACGGCGTTCCGCTGCCGTCCTGCCTGGTGCTGATGTCGCCGGCACTCGACCTTGCCAGCGAGGGGGAGTCACATCGCACTCTTGCCGATGCGCCGCTGGTCAACCGAGAACTCATGGGCCTGTTCAACGCAGTCTATGTTGGCGCCGGGGATTTGCGTTCGCCCAAGGTTACGCCCTTCTACGGGGACCTTTCCGGGCTTCCGCCGGTGCTGGTCCATGTCGGCTCCTGGGAGCTGCTGCGGGACGACAGCATCACTCTCGCGGACCGCATTACCGCTACCGGCGCGAGCGCCGAACTCAAGGTCTGGGAGGGCATGTGCCACTCCTGGCAGCTCTTCGCGCCCATGCTGGAGGAAGGCATGGCCTCGATTGTGGAGGCTGGCGCCTTCGTGCGGCGCCATACCGCCTGA
- a CDS encoding nuclear transport factor 2 family protein, giving the protein MAATNAFDTDAAVALFAPNAVIDDPSTGETFDGQHGVREVTPLDDDRSRARVDFTGDFGHEIGRLDLAVDDDGRIVRIDADLE; this is encoded by the coding sequence TTGGCGGCGACCAATGCATTCGACACCGACGCAGCCGTCGCGCTGTTTGCACCGAATGCCGTGATCGATGACCCATCGACCGGCGAGACCTTCGACGGCCAGCATGGCGTGCGCGAGGTGACGCCCCTGGATGACGATCGCAGCCGCGCCCGTGTCGATTTCACCGGCGACTTTGGCCATGAAATCGGCCGCCTCGATCTGGCCGTCGATGACGATGGCCGCATCGTCCGTATCGACGCCGACCTCGAGTAG
- a CDS encoding ABC transporter ATP-binding protein — translation MTMLAVDSLVAGHGLLAAVREVSFRVGPGEVLGVIGANGAGKTTLFRTLAGVHTASSGTIALDGKCVTGLTPSRRVAAGIAMVPEGRRLFTDMTVRENLLVAGENGRAGNWTLETVLDALPSLKPLLPVLTGGLSGGQRQAVAIGRALMSNPKVLLLDEVSLGLSPVAIEGLYEQLAGLKARGDTAMIVVEQDLDRAMGFSDRVICMLEGRIVLEGEPQVLGKPAITEAYFGLTTGVLTHA, via the coding sequence ATGACCATGCTGGCTGTCGACAGTCTCGTGGCCGGTCACGGTCTCCTCGCCGCCGTCCGCGAGGTGAGCTTCCGGGTCGGTCCCGGCGAAGTGCTGGGCGTCATCGGTGCCAATGGCGCGGGCAAAACGACCCTTTTCCGCACGCTGGCCGGCGTGCATACGGCAAGCTCCGGCACGATCGCGCTGGATGGCAAGTGCGTCACCGGCCTCACCCCATCCCGCCGCGTCGCTGCCGGCATTGCCATGGTCCCCGAGGGCCGGCGGCTCTTCACCGACATGACCGTCCGGGAGAACCTCCTCGTGGCTGGAGAAAACGGCCGGGCAGGGAACTGGACCCTCGAAACGGTTCTCGATGCCCTGCCGTCGCTCAAACCGCTGCTGCCCGTGCTGACCGGTGGGCTCTCCGGAGGGCAAAGGCAGGCCGTGGCCATCGGCCGGGCACTGATGAGCAATCCCAAGGTGCTGCTGCTCGACGAGGTGTCGCTGGGCTTGTCGCCCGTGGCCATTGAGGGGCTTTACGAACAACTCGCCGGCCTCAAGGCCCGCGGCGACACGGCGATGATCGTGGTCGAACAGGATCTCGACCGGGCCATGGGTTTTTCCGATCGGGTCATCTGCATGCTCGAAGGCCGCATTGTGCTCGAGGGCGAACCGCAGGTGCTCGGCAAGCCAGCCATTACCGAGGCCTATTTCGGCCTGACGACGGGGGTGCTCACCCATGCTTGA
- a CDS encoding VOC family protein yields MLDHIFLTVGDLDRAIGFYEAVLPILGINRRLDYDGKEGPVGHPDLKGFGANGRMFFWLRAGQATPGAVHVGLVADSGDMVDAAYAAALNAGAGSIHPPGPQLHYDARYYAAQVTDLDGYSLEFVYKNWQHGNG; encoded by the coding sequence ATGCTCGACCATATCTTTCTGACCGTTGGCGATCTCGACCGTGCCATCGGCTTTTACGAAGCGGTTCTACCGATACTCGGGATCAACCGGCGGCTCGACTACGACGGCAAGGAAGGCCCTGTCGGCCACCCCGACCTCAAGGGCTTTGGGGCCAATGGTCGGATGTTCTTCTGGCTGCGGGCAGGCCAGGCAACACCGGGCGCCGTGCATGTCGGCTTGGTCGCGGACTCCGGCGACATGGTGGATGCCGCCTATGCGGCAGCACTGAACGCCGGTGCAGGGAGCATCCATCCCCCGGGGCCGCAGCTCCATTACGACGCCCGCTACTATGCAGCGCAGGTCACCGACCTCGACGGCTACTCGCTCGAATTCGTCTACAAGAACTGGCAGCACGGGAACGGATGA
- a CDS encoding saccharopine dehydrogenase NADP-binding domain-containing protein yields MKKLMIYGAAGYTGGMAAEHAAEAGLPLVLAGFEGNRADMAALAARLGAETRIFSLDDPKVLAQHLAGVDVLLNAAGPFANTAEPLMAAAIATGVHYLDFSAELDTYHEALSLDASARTAGVTLLPGSGGSVALLGSLAAHAVRRVS; encoded by the coding sequence ATGAAAAAACTGATGATCTATGGTGCCGCCGGTTATACCGGTGGCATGGCGGCAGAGCATGCCGCAGAAGCAGGCCTGCCACTGGTTCTTGCCGGCTTCGAAGGCAACCGAGCCGATATGGCGGCGCTTGCCGCGCGCCTCGGGGCGGAGACACGGATCTTTTCGCTCGATGACCCAAAGGTCCTGGCACAACATCTGGCGGGCGTCGATGTGCTGCTCAATGCGGCTGGCCCCTTCGCCAATACCGCCGAACCGCTGATGGCGGCGGCGATCGCTACGGGCGTGCACTATCTCGACTTTTCGGCCGAGCTGGACACCTATCACGAAGCGCTGTCGCTGGATGCTTCGGCGCGTACCGCCGGCGTCACGCTGCTGCCTGGCAGCGGCGGCAGCGTCGCCCTGCTGGGGAGCCTTGCCGCGCATGCGGTGCGGCGCGTCAGCTAG